A DNA window from Streptomyces sp. B21-083 contains the following coding sequences:
- a CDS encoding geranyl diphosphate 2-C-methyltransferase produces MDSSVTSTTSTELTATDAPLRIPGPASPYQGDIARYWDGEARPVNLRLGDVDGLYHHHYGIGDVDHSALGDAEDSESEKKLIAELHRLESAQADLLLEHLGDIGRDDTLVDAGCGRGGSMVMAHQRFGCKVEGVTLSAKQADFANRRARELRIQDHVRARVCNMLSTPFETGQAAASWNNESSMYVDLQDLFAEHSRVLKVGGRYVTITGCWNPRYGQPSKWVSQINAHFECNIHSRREYLRAMADNRLVPQAVIDLTPDTLPYWELRATSSLVTGIEDSFINSYKDGSFQYVLIAADRV; encoded by the coding sequence ATGGACTCATCTGTGACCAGCACGACCAGCACCGAACTCACCGCCACCGACGCTCCTCTGCGCATCCCCGGCCCGGCATCTCCCTACCAGGGGGACATCGCCCGCTACTGGGACGGGGAGGCCAGGCCCGTGAACCTGCGTCTCGGCGATGTCGACGGTCTCTACCACCACCACTACGGCATCGGTGACGTCGACCACTCCGCACTCGGCGATGCCGAGGACAGCGAGAGCGAGAAGAAGCTGATCGCCGAGCTCCACCGCCTGGAGTCGGCGCAGGCCGATCTCCTTCTGGAACACCTCGGCGACATCGGGCGGGATGACACCCTGGTGGACGCCGGCTGCGGGCGCGGCGGGTCGATGGTGATGGCGCATCAACGCTTCGGATGCAAGGTCGAAGGTGTCACGCTGTCGGCCAAGCAGGCCGACTTCGCCAACCGGCGTGCCCGCGAACTCCGCATCCAGGACCATGTCCGCGCCCGCGTCTGCAACATGCTCTCCACCCCCTTCGAGACCGGTCAGGCCGCCGCCTCGTGGAACAACGAGTCGAGCATGTACGTCGATCTGCAGGACCTCTTCGCGGAACACTCCCGCGTCCTCAAGGTCGGCGGTCGCTACGTGACCATCACCGGCTGCTGGAACCCTCGGTACGGCCAGCCTTCGAAGTGGGTGTCCCAGATCAACGCGCACTTCGAGTGCAACATCCACTCGCGCAGGGAGTACCTGCGTGCCATGGCGGACAATCGTCTGGTGCCTCAGGCGGTCATCGATCTCACGCCAGACACTCTGCCCTACTGGGAACTGCGGGCAACGTCCTCGCTGGTCACGGGAATTGAGGACTCGTTCATCAACTCGTACAAGGACGGGTCCTTCCAGTACGTCCTCATCGCCGCCGACCGGGTCTGA
- a CDS encoding family 2B encapsulin nanocompartment shell protein, translated as MTVDSIPDAQLEPPRQSLGTAAARNLATTTKSAPQMQEITSRWLLRMLPWVETKGGAYRVNRRLTYTVGDGSVEFVQDGADVRVIPHQLGELALLRGFDDVEVLTALAERCVQRDFRIGETLVERGAPAHQLHLIAHGRISRTSVGGYGDEVALDVLANGDRFGDHALLDGNAPWDHTATAVTSGTLLTLSRADFEAVLSMAPGLRDHIEEFRSLPRQRQNHRGEAEIAMSAGHTGEHDLPGTFVDYELNPREYELSVAQTILRIHTRVADLYNGPMNQTEEQLRLTVEALRERQEHELINNREFGLLHNADFKQRIQTHSGPPTPDDMDELLCRRRGSKFYLAHPRTIAAIGREFSARGLYPDHVDLGGQQVPAWRGVPILPCNKIPVTREMTSSILCMRTGEDNQGVIGLHQTGLPDEYEPGLSVRFMGVNEQAITSYLVSAYYSAAILVPDAVGVLENVQIARRPR; from the coding sequence ATGACTGTTGACTCGATCCCGGACGCGCAGCTGGAGCCACCCCGGCAGTCCCTCGGCACGGCGGCCGCCCGCAACCTCGCCACCACCACCAAGTCCGCCCCGCAGATGCAGGAGATCACCTCCCGCTGGCTGCTGCGGATGCTCCCCTGGGTGGAGACCAAGGGCGGGGCCTACCGGGTGAACCGTCGCCTCACCTACACCGTCGGCGACGGGAGCGTGGAGTTCGTCCAGGACGGCGCGGATGTCCGGGTGATCCCCCATCAACTCGGTGAACTGGCCCTGCTGCGCGGCTTCGACGACGTGGAGGTACTGACCGCCCTCGCCGAGCGGTGCGTCCAACGCGACTTCCGGATCGGCGAGACGCTGGTGGAGCGCGGTGCGCCCGCGCATCAACTCCACCTGATCGCCCACGGCCGCATCAGCCGGACCTCCGTCGGCGGGTACGGCGACGAGGTCGCCCTGGACGTACTCGCCAATGGCGACCGGTTCGGGGATCACGCCCTGCTGGACGGGAACGCCCCGTGGGACCACACCGCCACCGCCGTGACCTCGGGCACCCTGCTCACCCTGTCGCGCGCCGACTTCGAAGCCGTGCTGTCCATGGCGCCGGGCCTCCGGGACCACATCGAGGAGTTCAGATCCCTTCCGCGTCAACGGCAGAACCACCGCGGCGAGGCGGAGATCGCGATGTCGGCCGGCCACACCGGCGAGCATGATCTGCCCGGCACGTTCGTCGACTACGAGCTGAACCCGCGCGAGTACGAACTGTCGGTCGCCCAGACCATTCTGCGGATCCACACGAGGGTCGCCGACCTCTACAACGGGCCGATGAACCAGACCGAGGAGCAACTCAGGCTCACCGTCGAGGCGTTGCGCGAGCGCCAGGAGCATGAGCTGATCAACAACAGGGAGTTCGGTCTGCTCCACAACGCCGACTTCAAGCAGCGTATCCAGACGCACTCCGGGCCGCCGACCCCGGACGACATGGACGAGCTGCTCTGTCGGCGTCGAGGGTCGAAGTTCTACCTCGCGCACCCCAGGACCATCGCGGCGATCGGGCGTGAGTTCAGCGCGCGCGGGCTCTATCCGGACCACGTCGACCTCGGTGGTCAGCAGGTCCCGGCCTGGCGCGGGGTTCCCATCCTTCCCTGCAACAAGATCCCCGTCACGAGGGAGATGACGAGCTCGATCCTTTGTATGCGGACCGGCGAGGACAACCAGGGCGTCATCGGCCTTCATCAGACGGGTCTGCCGGACGAGTACGAACCGGGTCTGTCCGTCCGCTTCATGGGCGTCAACGAGCAGGCGATCACCTCCTACCTCGTCAGCGCCTACTACTCGGCCGCCATCCTCGTGCCGGACGCGGTCGGCGTGCTGGAGAACGTGCAGATCGCCCGCCGGCCCAGGTAG
- a CDS encoding FadR/GntR family transcriptional regulator, whose amino-acid sequence MDDTPATESALPTQAPVPPAAAAQGNGKEERGDYRPGYEIVAERILEFIAESRLVAGDRLPTEIDLAQRLDTSRAVVREAVKILSALGRVRAHKGRGLFVADDEGMLVTSRWGGFFRPVDLDHVLMLFEFRRVQEVAASSLAATRATPAELRAVEVAMRQCRHGYEHGEVEVFNQGDEDFHMAVAAASHNTFLVSAVRDARRLQRQSSAIGIHDTFSTHTGLAVEEHEAIYRAIRDGRPDEAAEATAVHLDRTLEDYRREIQRRLFG is encoded by the coding sequence ATGGACGACACGCCGGCGACTGAATCGGCCCTGCCGACGCAGGCTCCCGTTCCTCCCGCTGCGGCTGCCCAGGGCAACGGCAAAGAGGAGCGGGGCGACTACCGGCCCGGTTACGAAATCGTGGCGGAGCGGATTCTTGAGTTCATCGCCGAGTCGCGGTTGGTGGCGGGTGACCGGTTGCCTACGGAGATTGATCTGGCTCAGCGGTTGGACACGAGCAGGGCGGTGGTGCGGGAGGCTGTGAAGATTCTTTCGGCGCTCGGTCGTGTCCGGGCGCACAAGGGGCGTGGTCTGTTTGTCGCGGACGATGAGGGGATGCTCGTCACGAGCCGTTGGGGAGGCTTCTTCCGCCCGGTCGACCTTGATCATGTCCTGATGCTGTTCGAGTTCCGCAGGGTTCAGGAGGTCGCTGCGAGCAGCCTGGCGGCGACCCGTGCCACGCCCGCCGAGCTGCGTGCCGTCGAAGTTGCCATGCGGCAGTGTCGGCACGGGTACGAGCACGGCGAGGTCGAGGTGTTCAATCAGGGGGACGAGGACTTCCATATGGCGGTGGCGGCGGCCTCGCACAACACCTTCCTGGTCAGCGCTGTGCGTGACGCGCGCCGTCTGCAGCGGCAGTCGAGCGCGATCGGTATCCACGACACGTTCAGCACCCACACCGGGTTGGCGGTCGAGGAGCACGAGGCGATCTACCGGGCCATCCGCGACGGCCGGCCCGACGAGGCGGCCGAGGCCACGGCCGTACACCTGGACAGGACGCTGGAGGACTACCGACGGGAGATCCAGCGCCGTCTGTTCGGCTAG
- a CDS encoding family 2 encapsulin nanocompartment cargo protein terpene cyclase: protein MPAPEPTPPQSSLPAAAAHFGAQVLAEATARACDIKAATGCPPGELSLPAPSALSVPTPPPPDAPTAVVPTVAVPPAVVPTPILGLERILRGPSGLGTADLRLVLREQPPTPSEPPAASAEGIPIPGLYHHQVTEPDPVRVEEVSRRIKSWALDEVSLYPEDLAEQFDGFSVGRYMVGCHPDAPTVDHLMIATRLMVAENAVDDYYCEDHGGSPVGLGERLLLAHTALDPLYTTEEYQAQWAKSLHADAPRRAYRSAMDYFVQVASPSQSDRFRHDMARLHLGYLAEAAWSQLDRVPEVWEYLAMRQFNNFRPCPTITDTVGGYELPMDLHAQAAMQKVIALAGNATTIVNDLYSYTKELDAPGRHLNLPVVIAEREGLSDRDAYLKSVEVHNDLMRDFETNSAALAADCPVPTVQRFLRGVAAWVDGNHHWHRTNTYRYSLPDFW, encoded by the coding sequence ATGCCCGCGCCCGAGCCGACACCTCCACAGTCGAGCCTGCCGGCGGCCGCTGCCCACTTCGGGGCGCAGGTCCTCGCCGAAGCCACGGCCCGCGCCTGCGACATCAAGGCTGCCACCGGGTGCCCACCAGGTGAGTTGTCCTTGCCCGCACCGTCCGCGCTCTCCGTGCCGACGCCGCCTCCCCCCGACGCCCCGACAGCCGTGGTGCCGACAGTCGCGGTACCGCCAGCCGTTGTGCCGACACCGATCCTCGGCCTGGAACGGATCCTGCGCGGCCCCAGCGGCCTGGGCACGGCGGATCTGCGTCTGGTCCTGCGGGAGCAACCGCCCACGCCTTCGGAGCCGCCCGCAGCTTCGGCGGAAGGCATCCCCATCCCGGGCCTCTACCACCACCAGGTGACCGAGCCCGATCCGGTGCGGGTCGAAGAGGTCAGCCGAAGGATCAAGTCATGGGCGTTGGACGAGGTCTCTCTGTATCCCGAGGACCTGGCGGAGCAGTTCGACGGCTTCTCCGTGGGGCGTTACATGGTCGGCTGTCATCCCGACGCACCCACCGTCGACCACCTGATGATCGCCACCCGCCTGATGGTGGCCGAGAACGCGGTGGACGACTACTACTGCGAGGACCACGGGGGTTCGCCTGTCGGCCTCGGCGAACGCCTGCTGCTGGCGCACACGGCACTCGACCCCCTGTACACGACGGAGGAGTACCAGGCGCAGTGGGCGAAGTCGCTCCACGCTGACGCGCCTCGGCGCGCCTACCGCTCCGCCATGGACTACTTCGTCCAGGTGGCCAGTCCCTCCCAGAGCGACCGGTTCCGGCACGACATGGCCCGGCTTCACCTGGGGTATCTCGCCGAAGCCGCCTGGTCGCAGCTGGACCGCGTACCCGAGGTGTGGGAGTACCTGGCGATGCGCCAGTTCAACAACTTCCGCCCCTGCCCGACCATCACCGACACCGTCGGCGGCTACGAGCTGCCGATGGACCTGCATGCCCAGGCCGCCATGCAGAAGGTCATCGCGCTCGCGGGGAACGCGACGACCATCGTGAACGACCTGTACTCGTACACCAAGGAACTCGACGCTCCGGGACGGCACCTGAACCTGCCCGTCGTGATCGCCGAACGTGAGGGCCTCTCCGACCGGGACGCCTATCTGAAGTCGGTCGAGGTCCACAACGACCTCATGCGCGACTTCGAGACCAACTCCGCGGCCCTGGCCGCCGATTGCCCCGTCCCTACTGTGCAGCGCTTCCTGCGGGGCGTGGCCGCGTGGGTCGACGGCAACCACCACTGGCACCGGACCAACACCTATCGCTACAGCCTGCCCGACTTCTGGTAA